Proteins encoded in a region of the Cheilinus undulatus linkage group 8, ASM1832078v1, whole genome shotgun sequence genome:
- the LOC121514058 gene encoding CX3C chemokine receptor 1-like, which translates to MAGFAGFAENITPTTWDPYSDYYSGNHEDSSPCEFGELWSFGKVFLPTFYSVVFILGFIGNSLVVCVLVIYRNQINLTDICLFNLALSDILFVLTLPFYAHSSRVGQWTFGSFMCAFISGLHSTGFFCSTFFMVVMSIDRYIAIIYAHKMLRYRTSRAGVALSMAVWMLSLGVSLPVFMFTKVNGSQEVMCYYDPEMDAWKHYNIFTTNILGLLIPFLVMIGCYSRIIPILMKMKTTKKHRVVKLIISIMVVFFVFWTPYNISLFLKFLKSVLPGDVCEVEENVRLAVTVTETLAYTHCCLNPIIYAFVGQKFMRRVLQLLKKCVPWISLSSTWNDPDSSFRNSTRSSEVVSTLVK; encoded by the exons ATGGCAG gttttgcaggttttgCAGAGAACATAACCCCTACCACATGGGATCCGTACTCAGATTATTATAGTGGGAACCACGAGGACTCTAGTCCTTGTGAATTTGGGGAGTTGTGGAGTTTTGGGAAGGTGTTTCTGCCCACTTTCTACAGCGTGGTCTTCATTCTTGGCTTCATAG GTAACAGCCTGGTGGTGTGTGTCCTGGTGATATACCGAAACCAGATCAACCTGACGGACATCTGCCTCTTCAACCTGGCTCTCTCCGACATCCTCTTTGTCCTCACGCTCCCTTTCTACGCTCACTCCTCAAGGGTTGGTCAGTGGACCTTCGGGAGTTTCATGTGTGCTTTCATCTCAGGCTTGCACAGTACCGGCTTCTTCTGCAGCACCTTCTTCATGGTGGTCATGAGCATTGACCGCTACATAGCCATCATTTATGCTCACAAAATGCTTCGATATCGCACCTCGAGGGCAGGTGTCGCTCTGAGCATGGCTGTCTGGATGCTGAGTTTGGGTGtctctctgcctgtttttatgtTCACAAAGGTGAACGGGTCCCAGGAGGTTATGTGTTACTACGACCCAGAGATGGATGCTTGGAAGCATTATAACATCTTCACCACGAACATTCTGGGGCTTCTTATCCCTTTTTTGGTCATGATTGGTTGCTACTCCAGGATCATCCCCATactgatgaagatgaagaccACAAAGAAGCACCGTGTGGTCAAACTCATCATTTCCATCATGGtggtcttttttgttttctggacCCCGTACAACATTTCCCTCTTCCTAAAATTTTTAAAGTCTGTACTGCCCGGTGACGTGTGCGAGGTGGAGGAGAATGTAAGGCTCGCAGTAACAGTGACGGAGACATTAGCTTACACTCACTGCTGCCTGAACCCCATCATTTATGCCTTTGTGGGACAGAAGTTCATGAGGCGGGTATTACAGCTGCTTAAAAAGTGCGTCCCATGGATTTCTCTGTCCTCTACTTGGAATGATCCAGATAGCTCATTCAGGAACAGCACCAGGTCATCGGAGGTCGTCTCCACTCTTGTTAAGTAG